Proteins encoded by one window of Polaribacter haliotis:
- a CDS encoding DEAD/DEAH box helicase, with product MAETNTSQTIIGKELYGYQKDALQEIFNRFETAPQDYHLLYQLPTGGGKTVIFSEIVRRYIETFKKKVLVLTHRIELSKQTSKMLIEFGVENKIINSTAKLDDQDEFMCFVAMVETLKNRLNDDKLDISDIGLVIVDEAHYNSFTKIFKFFDQSFILGVTATPLSSNIKLPMYENYQELYVGEPIHHLIESGYLAQANMYSYNVGLTSLEVGANGDYTVKSSEDLYMNTDMLTKLVSAYEETAKGKKTLIFNNGINTSIQVFHAFKKAGYPIAHLDNTNTKKERELILRWFHKTPNAIITSVSILTTGFDEPSIEAIILNRATKSLTLYYQMIGRGSRIFGDKNTFDVIDLGNNFHRFGPWGADLDWQKMFRAPDYYLDAILSDEEIESTFRYELPANVKVEFANSTDTYFDMKNVYIETIKAGESSKRVLEKSIVHHAKMCIENSEDVFDALILAKMLGEEIDDRINRYAKCISKSTHNFVTWLKDDYRKKLNAYLRENFDEDFEEIHGHPPIDE from the coding sequence TTGGCAGAAACAAACACTTCGCAAACAATTATAGGTAAAGAATTATACGGTTATCAAAAAGATGCACTTCAAGAGATTTTTAATCGATTTGAAACAGCGCCTCAAGATTATCATTTATTATATCAATTACCAACAGGAGGTGGAAAAACAGTAATTTTTTCTGAAATTGTAAGACGTTATATAGAAACTTTTAAAAAGAAAGTTTTAGTACTAACGCACAGAATTGAATTAAGTAAGCAAACTTCTAAAATGCTTATTGAGTTTGGTGTAGAAAATAAAATAATAAATAGTACTGCAAAATTAGACGATCAAGACGAATTTATGTGTTTTGTGGCGATGGTTGAAACTTTAAAAAATAGATTAAATGACGATAAGTTAGATATTTCTGATATCGGTTTGGTTATTGTAGATGAGGCACATTACAACTCTTTTACTAAAATCTTTAAGTTTTTCGATCAATCTTTCATTCTTGGTGTAACAGCAACTCCTTTAAGTTCTAACATTAAATTACCAATGTATGAGAATTATCAGGAATTATATGTTGGTGAGCCAATTCATCATTTAATTGAAAGTGGTTATTTAGCACAAGCAAATATGTATTCTTACAATGTTGGTTTAACTTCTTTGGAAGTTGGGGCAAATGGAGATTATACTGTAAAATCTTCCGAAGATTTATACATGAATACAGACATGCTTACCAAATTGGTAAGTGCTTATGAAGAAACTGCAAAAGGTAAAAAAACGTTGATTTTTAACAACGGTATAAATACTTCTATTCAGGTTTTTCATGCGTTTAAGAAAGCAGGATACCCAATTGCGCATTTAGACAATACAAATACAAAAAAGGAACGTGAGCTTATTTTAAGATGGTTTCACAAAACTCCAAATGCAATTATTACCTCTGTAAGTATTTTAACAACTGGTTTTGATGAACCAAGTATTGAAGCAATTATCTTAAACAGAGCAACAAAATCGTTGACTTTATATTATCAAATGATTGGACGTGGTTCTCGTATTTTTGGAGATAAAAACACGTTTGATGTAATTGATTTAGGAAACAATTTCCACAGATTTGGTCCTTGGGGTGCAGATTTAGACTGGCAAAAAATGTTTAGAGCACCAGATTATTATTTAGATGCAATTCTTTCTGATGAAGAAATTGAAAGTACCTTTAGATATGAATTACCAGCAAATGTAAAAGTAGAGTTTGCAAATTCTACAGATACTTATTTCGATATGAAAAATGTATATATCGAAACAATAAAAGCTGGAGAATCTTCTAAAAGAGTATTAGAAAAATCAATTGTACATCATGCAAAAATGTGTATTGAAAACAGTGAAGATGTTTTTGATGCTTTAATTTTGGCTAAAATGTTAGGTGAGGAGATAGATGATAGAATTAACAGATATGCAAAATGTATTTCTAAAAGTACGCACAATTTTGTAACTTGGTTAAAAGACGATTACAGAAAGAAACTAAACGCTTATTTAAGAGAAAACTTCGATGAAGATTTTGAAGAAATTCATGGTCATCCACCAATAGATGAATAA
- a CDS encoding family 16 glycosylhydrolase: MRNFYLLFFILIATTSTFSQEIKDDFEGNGNISTWYEDNCNLDINFTNPHKESINTSNTVLKYSDVGGQYANVGYNNSTNFDLSTNYVFTLKVYIPSSGITGSQTNQISLKLQDGNLSAPWSTQSEIIKTLELNKWQEVTFDFKNDAFRNLDSGSKPPTERTDFNRVLIQMNGENNSDFVVAYVDDFYYDGKPSENANTTFNKLVWADEFDGNGEIDTNKWYQQTKLIAGNSWANNEQQHYTNRQKNAFVSNGTLKIKAFKEVYSDQGHQKQYTSARLNSKFSFKYGRVEVRAKLPSVAGTWPAIWLLGKNINEDGTYWDNEGFGTKRWPFCGEIDIMEPNVAKTEILGTWHWDNGQGYKISSKAVATSNADTSTNFHIYSLEWTETSMKIYLDNRLINELETINPFKEDFFILLNLAMGGSLGGNIASNFSEDTLEIDYVRVFQESSLSVKSEVKKETILIYPNPVKDYVSIKLSDNSEIENIQVFDITGKKILNTKTPKFSLKEFSKGIYLLKIRTTSGAVINKKFIKQ; encoded by the coding sequence ATGCGAAATTTTTACCTATTATTTTTTATTCTAATTGCAACAACTTCAACTTTTTCACAAGAAATTAAAGACGATTTCGAAGGAAATGGAAATATTTCCACTTGGTATGAAGACAATTGTAATTTAGACATCAATTTTACTAATCCTCATAAAGAAAGTATTAATACATCTAATACTGTTTTAAAATATAGTGATGTTGGTGGACAATATGCAAATGTTGGGTATAATAATTCCACAAATTTCGATTTATCGACAAACTATGTTTTCACTTTAAAAGTATATATTCCTTCAAGTGGTATAACTGGTTCGCAAACGAACCAAATCTCCTTAAAATTACAAGATGGAAATTTATCTGCACCTTGGTCTACCCAAAGTGAAATTATTAAAACCTTGGAATTAAATAAATGGCAAGAAGTAACCTTCGATTTTAAAAATGATGCATTTAGAAATTTAGATTCTGGTTCAAAACCACCAACTGAAAGAACTGATTTTAATCGAGTTTTAATTCAGATGAATGGAGAAAATAATTCAGACTTTGTAGTTGCTTACGTAGATGATTTCTATTATGATGGTAAACCCTCAGAAAATGCAAATACTACTTTTAATAAATTGGTGTGGGCAGACGAATTTGACGGAAATGGAGAAATAGATACTAACAAATGGTATCAACAAACAAAATTAATTGCTGGAAATAGTTGGGCAAATAACGAGCAACAACACTATACAAATCGTCAAAAAAACGCTTTTGTAAGTAATGGAACTTTAAAAATTAAAGCTTTTAAAGAGGTATATTCAGATCAAGGTCATCAAAAACAATATACTTCAGCAAGATTAAATTCAAAGTTTTCATTTAAATATGGTAGAGTAGAAGTGCGTGCAAAATTACCTTCTGTAGCTGGAACTTGGCCTGCAATTTGGTTGTTAGGAAAAAATATTAACGAAGATGGAACCTATTGGGATAATGAAGGTTTTGGAACAAAACGTTGGCCATTTTGTGGTGAAATAGATATTATGGAGCCAAATGTTGCAAAAACAGAAATTTTAGGAACTTGGCATTGGGATAATGGGCAAGGATATAAAATTTCCAGCAAAGCTGTTGCAACTAGTAATGCAGATACTTCCACTAATTTTCATATTTATAGTTTAGAATGGACAGAAACTTCGATGAAAATTTATTTAGATAATCGATTGATAAATGAATTGGAAACCATAAATCCTTTTAAAGAAGACTTTTTCATTTTACTAAACCTTGCAATGGGTGGAAGTTTAGGAGGAAATATTGCATCTAATTTTTCTGAAGATACTTTAGAAATCGATTATGTTAGAGTATTTCAAGAAAGTAGTCTTTCCGTTAAATCTGAAGTAAAAAAAGAAACCATTTTAATATATCCCAATCCAGTTAAAGATTATGTTTCAATTAAATTATCTGATAATTCTGAAATTGAAAATATTCAAGTTTTTGATATTACAGGAAAGAAAATATTGAATACTAAAACACCAAAATTTTCTTTAAAAGAGTTTTCAAAGGGAATTTATTTGTTGAAAATTAGAACCACTTCAGGAGCAGTAATCAATAAGAAGTTTATAAAACAGTAG
- the ytxJ gene encoding bacillithiol system redox-active protein YtxJ — MGIFNNIFGDKSEKETKPEKKSFLNWIPLTTLEQLETIKKESETEAVLIFKHSTRCGISSMVIKQFEKLFSEEHENLKVYYLDLLNYRDVSDEVGYKFQVMHQSPQLIVVRNGVSVYDASHYEITQTDLSRFM; from the coding sequence ATGGGCATATTTAACAACATATTTGGCGATAAAAGTGAAAAGGAAACAAAACCAGAAAAAAAATCATTTTTAAACTGGATTCCACTAACTACTTTGGAGCAATTAGAAACGATTAAAAAGGAATCTGAAACAGAAGCTGTACTTATTTTTAAGCATTCTACAAGATGTGGTATTAGTAGTATGGTTATAAAACAGTTCGAAAAGTTGTTTTCGGAAGAACATGAAAATTTAAAAGTGTATTATTTAGATTTACTAAATTATAGAGATGTTTCAGATGAAGTAGGGTATAAGTTCCAAGTAATGCACCAATCTCCGCAATTAATTGTTGTTAGAAATGGAGTTTCTGTCTATGATGCTTCTCACTACGAAATCACACAAACAGACTTATCGAGATTTATGTAG
- the clpB gene encoding ATP-dependent chaperone ClpB: protein MNFNNYTTKSQETIQMAQQIAQGFGHNQIENEHIFKALTQVDENVLPFLLKKLNINLNVVNQILDKQLESLPKVSGAELMISREASKTLTEASVIAKNMKDDYVSIEHLILAIFKSKSNIAQVLKDQGVTEKHLKAAIEELRKGERVTSKSQEETYNSLNKFAKNLNKLAQDGKLDPVIGRDEEIRRLLQILSRRTKNNPILVGEPGTGKTAIAEGLAHRIVDGDVPENLKDKLIFSLDMGALIAGAKYKGEFEERLKAVIKEVTNANGDIVLFIDEIHTLVGAGGGQGAMDAANILKPALARGELRAIGATTLDEYQKYFEKDKALERRFQKVIVNEPDTESAISILRGIKEKYEAHHKVRIKDEAIIGAVELSQRYITNRFLPDKAIDLMDEAASKLRMEINSKPEELDVLDRKVMQLEIEIEAIKREKDETKLKSLRSDLANLKEERNEINAKWKSEKEVVDNIQNAKSDIENFKLEAEKAERDGDYGKVAEIRYGKIKEAEGKLEEFQKILSENQNEKSLIKEEVTLDDIAEVVAKWTGIPVTKMIQSEREKLLKLEDQLHKRVVGQEEAIVAVSDAVRRSRAGLQNPNKPIGSFLFLGTTGVGKTELAKALAEYLFDDENAMTRIDMSEYQERHSVSRLMGAPPGYVGYDEGGQLTEAVRRRPYSVVLLDEIEKAHPDTFNILLQVLDEGRLTDNKGRVADFKNTIIIMTSNMGSHIIQEKFADPKADLEAVTEVAKIEVLGLLKQSVRPEFLNRIDDVIMFTPLTQGNIFEIVKLQIEHLKKVIGKQEITLDATDEAIKYLAKKGYQPEFGARPVKRVIQKEVLNELSKEILSGKITTDSIILLDSFDDKLVFRNQSDLVENI, encoded by the coding sequence ATGAATTTTAATAATTATACAACAAAATCGCAGGAGACCATACAAATGGCGCAGCAGATTGCGCAAGGTTTTGGTCATAATCAAATAGAAAATGAGCATATTTTTAAAGCTTTAACACAAGTAGATGAAAATGTGTTGCCTTTTTTATTGAAGAAATTAAACATTAACTTAAATGTTGTAAACCAAATTTTAGACAAACAATTAGAGAGTTTACCTAAAGTTTCTGGAGCAGAATTAATGATTTCGAGAGAAGCAAGTAAAACGCTTACAGAAGCGTCTGTAATTGCTAAAAACATGAAAGATGACTATGTTTCTATCGAACATTTAATTTTGGCAATATTTAAATCGAAAAGTAACATTGCACAGGTTTTAAAAGACCAAGGTGTTACAGAAAAGCATTTAAAGGCAGCAATTGAAGAATTAAGAAAAGGAGAAAGAGTAACTTCTAAATCCCAAGAAGAAACCTACAATTCGTTGAACAAATTCGCTAAAAACTTAAATAAATTAGCGCAAGATGGAAAATTAGATCCAGTAATTGGTAGAGATGAAGAAATTAGAAGATTGTTACAAATTTTATCAAGAAGAACAAAGAACAATCCAATTTTAGTTGGAGAACCAGGAACTGGTAAAACCGCTATTGCAGAAGGTTTAGCACATAGAATTGTAGATGGAGATGTACCAGAAAATCTAAAAGATAAATTAATTTTCTCTTTAGATATGGGCGCATTAATTGCAGGTGCAAAATACAAAGGAGAATTCGAAGAACGTTTAAAAGCAGTTATAAAAGAAGTTACAAATGCAAATGGAGATATTGTACTTTTTATTGATGAAATTCATACTTTAGTAGGTGCTGGAGGTGGACAAGGTGCAATGGATGCTGCAAACATTTTAAAACCTGCATTGGCTCGTGGAGAATTGCGTGCAATTGGTGCAACTACTTTAGATGAATATCAGAAATATTTCGAGAAAGATAAAGCTTTAGAAAGACGTTTTCAGAAAGTAATTGTAAACGAACCTGATACAGAAAGTGCCATTTCTATTTTAAGAGGAATTAAAGAGAAATATGAAGCGCACCATAAAGTTCGTATTAAAGACGAAGCAATTATTGGTGCTGTAGAATTGTCTCAACGTTATATTACCAACCGTTTTTTACCAGATAAAGCTATTGATTTAATGGATGAAGCTGCGTCTAAATTACGTATGGAAATTAATTCTAAACCAGAAGAATTAGATGTTTTAGACCGTAAAGTAATGCAGTTAGAGATTGAAATTGAAGCAATTAAACGTGAAAAAGACGAAACGAAGTTAAAATCTTTACGATCTGATTTAGCAAATTTAAAGGAAGAACGAAACGAAATTAATGCAAAATGGAAATCTGAAAAAGAGGTTGTAGATAATATTCAGAATGCAAAATCTGATATCGAAAACTTTAAGCTTGAAGCAGAAAAGGCAGAAAGAGATGGAGATTATGGTAAAGTTGCGGAAATTAGATATGGAAAAATTAAAGAAGCTGAAGGCAAATTAGAAGAATTTCAGAAAATATTAAGCGAAAACCAGAATGAGAAATCTTTAATAAAAGAAGAAGTTACTCTAGATGATATTGCTGAAGTTGTTGCAAAATGGACTGGGATTCCTGTCACAAAAATGATACAATCTGAACGTGAGAAATTACTAAAATTAGAAGACCAATTACACAAACGTGTTGTTGGCCAAGAAGAAGCAATTGTTGCAGTTTCAGATGCTGTTAGAAGATCGAGAGCTGGTTTGCAAAACCCGAATAAACCAATTGGTAGTTTCTTGTTTTTAGGAACAACTGGTGTTGGAAAAACAGAATTGGCAAAAGCATTGGCAGAATATCTTTTTGATGATGAAAATGCAATGACAAGGATTGATATGAGTGAATATCAAGAACGACACTCTGTAAGTAGATTAATGGGAGCTCCTCCAGGATATGTAGGTTATGATGAAGGTGGACAATTAACGGAAGCTGTTAGAAGAAGACCTTATTCTGTAGTGCTTTTAGATGAAATTGAAAAAGCGCATCCAGATACTTTTAATATCCTTTTACAGGTTTTAGATGAAGGAAGATTAACGGATAATAAAGGACGTGTTGCAGATTTTAAAAACACCATAATTATTATGACTTCAAACATGGGAAGTCATATAATTCAGGAGAAATTTGCAGACCCAAAAGCAGATTTAGAAGCAGTTACAGAAGTTGCGAAAATTGAAGTTTTAGGGTTGTTAAAACAATCTGTAAGACCAGAATTTTTAAATAGAATTGATGATGTAATTATGTTTACACCATTAACACAAGGGAATATTTTCGAAATTGTAAAATTACAGATAGAGCATTTAAAGAAAGTAATTGGCAAACAAGAAATTACATTAGATGCTACAGATGAAGCAATTAAATACTTGGCAAAGAAAGGGTATCAGCCAGAATTTGGAGCAAGGCCTGTAAAAAGAGTTATTCAGAAAGAAGTTTTAA